One genomic segment of Gossypium arboreum isolate Shixiya-1 chromosome 3, ASM2569848v2, whole genome shotgun sequence includes these proteins:
- the LOC108475585 gene encoding exocyst complex component EXO84A, whose amino-acid sequence MSIGDVSELESNLTLSDRLKQFKSSQFNPEAYLQSKCNNMTEKEIKHACSNLLELRKASAEEMRKSVYANYTAFIRTSKEITILEGELLSMRNHLSTQAALVHGLAEVTILDSLTTGAYELEEEKVSGVKSTKLNKTEKWFIKFEENLEVLLAEKRVDEAMAALDEGEQVAQEDKTKQSLSPDALLRLKNALTSLRQKLVDQLAETTCQPFTRGAELRSAVSSIKNLGDGPRAHTLLLNSHQQRLQRGLQVLRPSTNSYGGATTSSLSQLVFSTIAQAASDSLAVFGEEPAYSSELVTWAVKQTEAFALLLKRHVLASSAAAGGLRVATECVQICLGHCALLESRGLALSPILMRHFRPCVELAFSATLKRIEHSTAALAAADDWELSYAPADARSISSTSSLSSASMSQAKLSSSAQKLNSMVKAFMEDVGPLEDLQLDGPALEGVLQIFNSYVNLLISALPNSMENEEHLDGSGSKILNMAESESQQLALLANASLLADELLPRAALKVLPLSQANRVDATPKGTSDRQSRVPEQREWKRKLQRSVERLRDSFCRQHALDLIFTVDGDIRLNAEIYLSMDGQTEEPEWFPSPIFQELFEKLTTMATIATDMFVGRERFATLLLMRQTETVILWLSDDQSFWEEIEQGPTPLGPLGLQQLYLDMEFVIIFASEGRYLSRNLQQVIKNIIERAIDAVAATGIDPYSVLPEDDWFAEVAQIAIKMLTGKGNFSSMDGDVLSPTAAASAAPIVSQGSNQGL is encoded by the exons TACATCCAAGGAGATTACAATTCTAGAGGGGGAGCTGCTTTCAATGAGGAATCATCTTTCTACTCAGGCAGCTTTAGTTCATGGTTTAGCTGAAGTTACCATCCTTGATTCCTTGACAACTGGTGCTTACGAATTGGAAGAGGAGAAAGTATCTGGTGTTAAAAGTACAAAGCTTAATAAAACTGAGAAGTGGTTTATCAAATTTGAGGAAAACCTTGAAGTTCTATTGGCGGAAAAGAGAGTGGATGAAGCTATGGCTGCATTGGATGAAGGGGAACAAGTAGCACAAGAAGATAAGACTAAACAGAGCTTAAGTCCAGATGCACTCCTAAGATTGAAGAATGCCCTCACTTCGCTGAGACAAAAACTAGTTGATCAGCTTGCAGAGACAACTTGCCAGCCTTTCACACGAGGGGCTGAGCTCCGTTCAGCTGTTTCATCCATTAAAAATCTTGGGGATGGTCCTCGTGCTCATACATTGCTACTCAACTCTCACCAGCAGAGGCTGCAGCGGGGTCTGCAAGTTCTTCGTCCTTCAACCAATTCTTACGGAGGAGCAACTACTTCATCTCTTTCGCAGCTTGTATTTTCAACCATTGCACAAGCAGCTAGTGATTCCTTAGCAGTTTTTGGTGAGGAGCCTGCTTATTCGTCTGAACTTGTAACTTGGGCTGTCAAGCAAACTGAGGCATTTGCACTTCTCTTAAAGAGACATGTTCTTGCTTCATCAGCAGCTGCTGGGGGTCTAAGAGTTGCCACAGAATGTGTTCAGATATGCCTCGGCCATTGTGCTTTGTTGGAATCTCGTGGATTGGCCCTTTCCCCTATCTTAATGAGGCATTTTAGGCCGTGTGTCGAATTAGCATTCAGTGCCACCTTAAAAAGAATTGAACATAGCACTGCTGCATTAGCTGCTGCAGATGATTGGGAGCTTTCTTATGCACCAGCTGATGCACGTTCTATCTCTTCTACTTCATCTCTTAGCAGCGCAAGTATGTCACAGGCAAAGCTTTCAAGCAGTGCTCAGAAATTGAATTCAATGGTTAAG GCATTTATGGAGGATGTTGGCCCCCTTGAGGACCTTCAATTGGATGGTCCAGCTTTAGAAGGTGTTTTACAAATATTCAATTCCTATGTTAATCTGTTGATAAGTGCTTTGCCTAATTCAATGGAAAATGAAGAACATTTAGATGGTTCTGGGAGTAAAATTCTTAATATGGCGGAGAGTGAATCCCAACAGTTGGCTTTACTGGCCAATGCATCATTGCTAGCTGATGAATTGCTTCCACGGGCTGCATTGAAGGTTTTGCCATTGAGCCAGGCTAACAGAGTGGATGCCACCCCTAAAGGCACTTCAGATAGACAAAGCCGTGTTCCAGAACAAAGGGAATGGAAGAGGAAACTACAACGTTCTGTTGAACGCTTGCGAGATAGCTTTTGTAGACAACATGCCCTTGATCTTATCTTTACAGTCGATGGGGACATCCGTCTCAATGCAGAGATATACTTAAGTATGGATGGCCAAACTGAGGAACCAGAGTGGTTTCCATCACCCATTTTCCAG GAACTGTTTGAAAAACTGACAACGATGGCAACAATTGCAACTGATATGTTTGTGGGAAGGGAAAGGTTTGCCACACTTCTATTAATGAGACAAACTGAGACAGTGATCCTTTGGCTTTCTGATGACCAGAGCTTTTGGGAAGAGATCGAGCAGGGTCCGACTCCTTTAGGTCCTCTCGGTCTTCAACAG CTGTATCTGGATATGGAATTTGTTATAATTTTCGCTTCTGAAGGCCGGTATCTGTCTCGAAATCTGCAACAAGTTATCAAAAACATAATAGAGAGAGCAATTGATGCAGTGGCCGCAACCGGAATAGATCCATACAG CGTGTTGCCGGAGGATGACTGGTTTGCCGAAGTTGCTCAAATAGCAATCAAGATGTTAACGGGTAAAGGCAACTTTAGTAGTATGGATGGAGATGTACTAAGCCCTACAGCAGCGGCATCTGCAGCGCCAATCGTATCTCAAGGAAGTAACCAAGGTCTGTAG
- the LOC108474762 gene encoding transcription factor BHLH089: MDPPAMMSDGGYNLAEIWQYPVSESGLRRGQFGNVPPPHYDHPNPEVSGGMRRRRDGEDEAAKVVSTSSGNGVSFGDGKRLKASGCREENDDSKVEAAEPSSGKPVEQKAKPPEPPKQDYIHVRARRGQATDSHSLAERARREKISERMKILQDLVPGCNKVIGKALVLDEIINYIQSLQRQVEFLSMKLEAVNSRMNPTIEVFPLKDYGQQTFDATGMAFGPQATREYSRGASPEWLHIRGGFERTT, encoded by the exons ATGGATCCACCAGCTATGATGAGCGATGGGGGGTACAATCTAGCAGAGATCTGGCAGTATCCCGTGAGTGAATCTGGGTTAAGGAGGGGTCAGTTTGGGAATGTGCCGCCGCCTCATTACGACCACCCCAATCCAGAGGTATCGGGTGGTATGAGGAGAAGGCGTGATGGAGAAGATGAGGCAGCTAAGGTTGTCTCCACCAGTAGTGGCAATGGCGTG AGTTTTGGTGATGGAAAGAGACTTAAAGCATCAGGATGCAGAGAGGAGAATGATGATTCTAAAGTTGAAGCAGCAGAACCCAGTTCAGGCAAGCCAGTGGAACAAAAAGCTAAACCACCAGAGCCACCTAAACAAGACTACATCCATGTGCGAGCTAGAAGGGGTCAAGCTACTGATAGTCACAGTTTAGCAGAAAGG GCGAGGAGAGAAAAGATTAGTGAAAGAATGAAAATTCTTCAGGATCTGGTCCCTGGTTGCAATAAG GTCATTGGCAAGGCTCTTGTTCTTgatgagataatcaattacattcAGTCACTACAGCGTCAGGTTGAG TTCTTGTCAATGAAGCTTGAAGCAGTTAATTCAAGAATGAATCCTACCATTGAAGTATTTCCTCTTAAAGAT TATGGCCAACAAACGTTTGATGCTACTGGAATGGCATTTGGTCCACAAGCAACGAGGGAATACAGTCGCGGTGCATCACCAGAGTGGTTGCATATTCGTGGTGGTTTCGAAAGAACAACATAA
- the LOC108475536 gene encoding LRR receptor-like serine/threonine-protein kinase FLS2 isoform X2, whose translation MKLSQMEGWFSPSITLLTSLEVLDLGGLAGLSGRIPTSIGRLKNLRKLYLYGNKLRGSVPESIGKLLKLEELHMHENRLSGFLPPNLGCLKNLNALLLHSNRFTGSIPASFSNLTNLMHLDLHDNSLTGHIPQNIGDLQLLKELDLSDNLLNGEIPASVNNLTSISVMYLDANHLEGEIPFPSNYGQMPLLGFLRLQNNQLGGKIPPNLGYLVSLQRVSLENNRLEGAIPSSLGNLEALTELYLSGNKLSGVIPKSFGQLSHLILLTLSHNSIQGPLPNEMSALQNLQTLDLSFNSLNSIPRWVAELPSLSRIYFAGCGIKGQIPDMLKSTPSPIQELDLSANDLTGGIPAWMGSLTQLYSLNLSRNHLSSSIPASVADFQELGVLDLHSNNITGSMEHVFKIGTSFPGGSLTYVDLSDNSFTSGIQQISVGTLERVVYLNLSHNLQEGKLPTSMEKLKALQSLDLSYNKFGFGLVEALANLSHLETLKLQRNQFTGRIPAEFLNLKNLKDLDLSDNLLVGEIPAGKPLSDFPQSCFTGNTGLCGKPLSPCKS comes from the exons ATGAAACTG TCTCAGATGGAAGGCTGGTTTTCCCCATCAATCACACTCCTCACCTCGCTTGAAGTTCTCGACCTTGGAGGACTTGCAGGCCTTTCTGGAAGAATTCCCACATCCATTGGTCGTCTTAAGAACCTTAGAAAGCTTTATCTTTATGGAAACAAGCTGAGAGGGTCCGTGCCAGAAAGCATTGGTAAGCTTTTAAAACTTGAGGAACTTCACATGCATGAGAATAGATTATCTGGGTTTCTTCCTCCTAACCTTGGTTGTCTTAAAAATCTCAATGCTTTGCTTCTTCATTCAAATAGATTCACTGGTAGTATTCCTGCTTCATTCTCCAACTTGACAAATCTCATGCATTTAGACCTTCATGACAATTCCCTCACTGGTCATATACCACAGAATATTGGAGACTTGCAGCTTTTGAAAGAGCTTGATCTTTCAGATAATCTTTTGAATGGGGAAATTCCAGCTTCAGTAAACAATCTAACATCCATTTCAGTCATGTATTTAGATGCTAATCATCTAGAAGGAGAGATACCATTTCCATCAAATTATGGTCAGATGCCTCTTCTTGGATTTCTAAGGCTGCAAAACAACCAACTAGGCGGGAAAATACCACCCAATTTGGGATATCTGGTCTCCCTCCAAAGGGTTTCACTTGAAAACAACAGGCTTGAAGGAGCAATTCCTTCTAGTTTAGGTAATCTAGAAGCTTTGACAGAGTTGTATCTCAGCGGCAACAAGCTATCTGGAGTTATACCAAAGTCATTTGGTCAACTCTCACATCTCATACTCTTGACTCTTTCTCATAACTCAATTCAAGGTCCATTGCCTAATGAAATGTCTGCTCTCCAAAATTTGCAAACACTGGATCTTTCATTCAACAGTTTAAACTCCATTCCAAGGTGGGTAGCAGAATTGCCATCTCTTTCCCGAATCTATTTCGCAGGATGTGGAATCAAAGGACAAATACCAGACATGCTGAAATCAACTCCAAGTCCAATACAGGAACTGGACTTATCAGCCAATGATCTCACTGGTGGGATACCAGCATGGATGGGAAGCCTCACTCAACTCTACTCCTTGAATCTTTCAAGGAACCATCTCAGTTCAAGTATTCCAGCTTCAGTTGCAGATTTCCAGGAATTGGGAGTGCTGGATCTTCACTCAAATAACATAACAGGCTCAATGGAACATGTTTTCAAGATAGGAACCAGTTTCCCAGGTGGTTCACTCACATATGTTGACCTATCTGATAACAGCTTCACAAGTGGAATCCAACAAATTAGTGTAGGAACACTGGAGAGAGTTGTGTATCTTAATTTATCACATAACTTACAAGAGGGTAAATTGCCAACATCAATGGAGAAATTGAAGGCATTGCAGAGTTTGGATTTGAGCTATAACAAATTTGGTTTCGGCTTGGTAGAGGCGTTGGCAAATCTAAGCCATTTGGAGACACTGAAGCTGCAGAGAAACCAATTTACTGGTAGAATACCTGCTGAGTTTTTGAACCTAAAAAACCTCAAGGACTTGGATTTATCAGACAATCTTTTAGTGGGGGAAATCCCTGCTGGCAAACCTCTTAGTGACTTTCCCCAGAGTTGTTTCACTGGCAACACAGGTTTATGTGGGAAACCCCTTTCTCCCTGCAAATCTTGA
- the LOC108474849 gene encoding disease resistance protein RPV1-like → MLISGIEKLKRRERRNKMESAGVVSTTTPTSFRLRWDVFLSFRGEDTRHGITNTLYCSLVREGLRVFRDDDALRRGDEIAPSLVEAIEDSAAFVVILSENYASSHWCLEELARICEFHSRCRRLVLPVFYGVDPSHVRKQMGPFKEAFFSHENRFGEKQANRWREAMAKVGSLAGFVKSDEKELIRVLLREVLQHVNNTPVEVATYAVGLDTRVTQLINLLDVKSSGINVVGLHGIGGIGKTTLAKAVFNKILVHFDQRSFISNVRELSKQEDGLVSLQNKLIGDLFGSTGKFHLPADEVDANASRIRKIIHEERVLIVLDDVDQENQLNALGLGARGKWQTDGSIRIIITTRNKGVLNECYVNRTYEVGELHFDQALELFSYHALRREKPTKEFEKLSRQLVALTGNLPLALEVFGSFLLDRRKVTEWEDALNKLRDVRPHELQDVLKISFDALDRENQRIFLDLACCFLNLHTKREDIIDVLRGCGFKAEIGLRVLEEKSLIKFTEGDALWMHDQLRDMGKEIVQNENDDPGMRSRLWDRNQIMTVLQNNKGTRRIEGIVMDMKKVENGNQAVVCTKPFKSMVNLRLLQVNHVKLEGKFKFVPHELKWLQWQGCALKTLPADFCPQKLAVLDLSESKIEQLWSSYSNNVAENLMVINLRGCPHLASLPDLSGHKNLQKIVLAYCVKLINIDKSVGTLISLHHLDMTGCLNLVEFPSDVSGMKNLQTLVLTDCSNFKELPEDIGSMRSLKELYVNRTGIEKLPESIYRLEKLEKLSLNGCIHIKQLPRCVGKLASLKELHLNGSGLQELPDSLGSLENLERLSLISCESLTAIPDTVGNLNLLKELLIEGKAITELPNSIGSLSYLKCLYVGGIQMRKLPDSIRGLVSSVELDIEGTSITGLPSQIGDLRLLEKLVIRNCTSLESLPDSTGGLFALTFINIFKASITELPESFGMLENLITLRLNECRKLHKLPSSMGNLKSLHHLYMKETAVTELPESFGMLTCLMVLNMRKDPNKQEQPNSSFVALPASFSNLSSLQELDARAWRICGEIPDDFEKLAAIEILDLGSNDFYKLPSSLRGLSLLRDLKLPKCEKLQSLPPLPSSLEKLNLANCISLATLSDLSNIKGLQELNLTNCEKLVDLPGLESLTSLRELYMSNCSTCASAAKKRLSKVYLKNLRNLSMPGSRIPDWFTQDMVTFSSHKILDLTGVIIAVVVSINHDNPDELRYQVPAVPDIQAQIFNGEEAIMTTALNLIGVPRTNQDNVHLCRYPAYRPLVSMLKDGFKIKVTRRNPPYVKGVELKKAGIFLVYENDDDYGGDEDSLDENQQSVSEKLAKFFSSLEENDGVVHQSNCSHEIKEELQLPGKKKKRRPINSCCNWCGRLSVKS, encoded by the exons ATGCTAATAAGTGGGATCGAAAAGCTAAagaggagagagagaagaaataaAATGGAGAGCGCCGGTGTAGTTTCAACCACAACTCCGACGTCTTTCAGGCTCCGATGGGACGTGTTCCTCAGTTTCAGAGGCGAAGATACTCGTCACGGCATCACCAACACCCTGTACTGCTCGCTTGTGAGAGAAGGCTTGCGAGTCTTTCGAGATGATGACGCTTTGAGACGTGGAGACGAGATCGCACCGAGTTTGGTGGAAGCCATCGAAGACTCGGCTGCATTCGTTGTCATTCTCTCTGAAAATTACGCTTCCTCCCATTGGTGCCTTGAAGAATTGGCCAGGATCTGCGAGTTCCATAGCCGGTGCCGTAGACTGGTTCTGCCTGTGTTCTATGGGGTTGACCCCTCTCATGTTCGAAAACAGATGGGACCTTTTAAGGAAGCCTTCTTTAGCCACGAAAACAGATTCGGAGAAAAACAGGCCAACAGATGGAGGGAAGCCATGGCCAAAGTTGGCTCCCTAGCTGGTTTCGTTAAAAG TGATGAAAAGGAATTGATTCGGGTTCTGCTGAGAGAAGTTCTGCAACATGTGAATAATACACCTGTGGAAGTAGCAACCTACGCAGTTGGACTGGATACGCGGGTGACACAGCTAATAAATCTGTTAGACGTGAAGTCCAGTGGCATTAATGTTGTGGGGCTTCATGGAATTGGTGGGATTGGGAAGACAACCCTTGCCAAGGCTGTCTTTAACAAGATACTCGTACACTTTGACCAGCGCAGCTTTATCTCAAATGTCAGAGAACTTTCAAAACAAGAAGACGGTTTAGTATCTCTCCAGAACAAACTCATTGGTGATCTCTTCGGTTCCACTGGTAAATTTCATCTTCCTGCCGATGAAGTCGATGCTAATGCCTCGAGAATCAGAAAGATTATTCATGAAGAAAGGGTTCTAATTGTCCTGGATGATGTCGACCAAGAAAACCAACTGAATGCACTAGGACTAGGTGCAAGAGGCAAATGGCAAACTGATGGCAGTATTCGGATCATTATTACAACAAGAAATAAAGGAGTTTTAAATGAATGTTATGTAAATCGGACTTACGAGGTCGGGGAATTGCATTTTGATCAAGCACTAGAACTTTTCAGCTATCATGCGCTCAGAAGAGAGAAACCAACAAAAGAGTTTGAGAAATTGTCCAGGCAACTTGTAGCTCTCACTGGGAATTTACCTTTGGCTTTGGAAGTGTTCGGTTCGTTTTTGTTGGACAGGAGGAAGGTAACAGAATGGGAAGATGCTTTGAACAAGTTGAGAGATGTTCGTCCACACGAGCTTCAAGATGTGCTGAAGATAAGCTTCGATGCGCTAGACAGAGAAAATCAACGCATATTCCTAGATTTAGCCTGCTGTTTTCTCAATTTGCATACCAAGAGAGAGGACATAATTGATGTATTGAGAGGATGTGGTTTCAaagctgaaatagggttacgagttCTTGAGGAAAAATCTCTGATTAAGTTCACTGAGGGCGATGCTCTTTGGATGCATGATCAACTTAGGGACATGGGaaaagagattgtgcaaaatgaaaacgacgatcctGGAATGCGCAGCAGGCTCTGGGATCGAAACCAAATCATGACTGTCCTGCAAAATAACAAG GGAACAAGAAGAATTGAGGGTATTGTGATGGACATGAAGAAAGTCGAGAATGGGAATCAGGCGGTAGTCTGTACAAAACCATTTAAATCAATGGTTAATCTAAGATTGCTTCAAGTGAATCATGTGAAACTCGAAGGAAAGTTTAAATTTGTTCCGCATGAACTCAAGTGGCTTCAATGGCAAGGATGTGCATTGAAAACTCTTCCTGCTGATTTTTGTCCTCAAAAGCTTGCTGTCCTTGATCTCTCAGAAAGCAAAATCGAACAGCTATGGAGCTCTTACTCTAACAAC gTTGCTGAAAACTTAATGGTCATAAACCTGCGTGGTTGCCCTCATTTGGCTTCTCTTCCTGATTTATCAGGACACAAAAACCTGCAAAAGATTGTTCTCGCGTATTGTGTAAAACTGATAAACATTGACAAGTCAGTTGGTACTTTAATTTCCTTGCACCACTTGGATATGACAGGCTGTTTAAACCTTGTTGAATTTCCTAGTGATGTCTCGGGGATGAAAAACCTTCAAACCCTTGTCCTCACCGATTGCTCCAATTTCAAGGAATTACCTGAGGACATAGGCAGCATGAGGTCACTCAAAGAACTATATGTTAATCGAACTGGCATCGAGAAGCTGCCAGAATCTATTTACCGACTCGAGAAACTTGAAAAACTGAGCCTAAATGGTTGCATACATATCAAACAGTTGCCAAGATGTGTAGGAAAGCTAGCTTCTCTCAAGGAACTTCATCTTAATGGATCTGGATTACAAGAATTGCCTGATTCTCTTGGATCTTTGGAGAACCTGGAGAGATTAAGTTTAATATCTTGCGAATCATTGACTGCAATTCCTGATACTGTTGGCAATCTCAACTTATTGAAAGAGTTGCTCATAGAGGGTAAAGCAATCACAGAGTTGCCAAATTCTATCGGCTCTTTATCATATCTCAAGTGCTTGTATGTTGGAGGCATACAGATGAGGAAATTGCCAGACTCAATTCGAGGACTGGTTTCTTCAGTGGAACTTGATATAGAAGGCACATCAATTACGGGTCTCCCAAGTCAGATTGGTGATTTGAGATTACTTGAGAAGCTTGTGATAAGGAATTGCACTTCACTTGAATCTCTGCCAGATTCAACCGGGGGCTTGTTTGCTCTCACTTTTATCAACATATTCAAGGCCAGTATTACTGAGTTGCCAGAGTCTTTTGGGATGTTGGAAAATCTCATCACGTTAAGATTGAACGAGTGTAGAAAGCTTCATAAACTTCCATCCTCAATGGGAAATTTGAAGTCATTGCATCATTTGTATATGAAGGAAACTGCTGTGACAGAATTACCAGAAAGCTTTGGCATGCTCACATGTTTGATGGTGCTGAACATGAGAAAGGATCCCAACAAGCAAGAGCAACCAAATTCATCATTTGTAGCGTTGCCAGCATCTTTCTCGAATCTCTCATCACTGCAAGAACTTGATGCTCGGGCCTGGAGAATATGTGGTGAAATCCCAGATGATTTTGAGAAGCTGGCAGCAATAGAGATTCTGGATTTGGGTAGCAATGATTTTTATAAACTACCATCAAGTCTAAGGGGACTTTCACTTCTAAGAGATCTCAAGCTGCCCAAATGTGAAAAGCTTCAGTCCCTGCCTCCACTTCCCTCTAGTTTGGAGAAGTTGAATCTTGCAAACTGTATATCATTGGCGACATTATCTGATCTTTCCAATATAAAAGGCTTACAAGAATTAAACCTTACAAACTGTGAGAAATTGGTAGATTTGCCAGGCCTTGAGTCCTTAACGTCCTTGAGAGAATTGTACATGAGTAACTGCAGTACCTGCGCTTCAGCAGCAAAGAAAAGACTCTCTAAG GTTTATCTCAAGAATCTGAGAAATCTAAGCATGCCTGGAAGTAGAATCCCAGATTGGTTTACACAAGATATGGTTACCTTTTCAAGCCACAAAATCCTTGATCTCACTGGGGTGATAATCGCGGTTGTTGTTTCCATTAACCATGATAATCCAGATGAACTGAGATACCAGGTGCCTGCCGTGCCGGACATTCAGGCACAGATTTTCAATGGCGAGGAGGCAATAATGACCACTGCATTGAACTTAATTGGGGTACCTAGAACCAACCAAGACAATGTTCACTTGTGTCGATATCCCGCATATCGTCCCTTGGTTTCCATGTTGAAGGATGGTTTTAAGATTAAAGTGACCAGGCGAAACCCGCCCTACGTAAAGGGCGTCGAGCTGAAGAAAGCTGggatttttctagtttatgaaaACGATGATGATTATGGTGGCGATGAAGATTCACTGGATGAGAACCAGCAGTCTGTATCAGAAAAATTAGCCAAGTTTTTCAGCTCTCTTGAAGAAAATGATGGAGTTGTTCACCAATCCAACTGCAGCCATGAAATAAAAGAAGAGCTTCAACTCCCAGGTAAGAAAAAAAAACGTCGCCCAATCAACTCGTGCTGCAATTGGTGCGGGAGGTTAAGCGTAAAATCATGA
- the LOC108475536 gene encoding LRR receptor-like serine/threonine-protein kinase RGI5 isoform X1 → MTKMGCQMLWLLLALTLMMATVSTGGSIVEECDPGDLKGLASFRGGIHMDTSGRLAKWVGRRCCRWQGVSCNNETGRVTEVHLPGFISTADFVFQSQMEGWFSPSITLLTSLEVLDLGGLAGLSGRIPTSIGRLKNLRKLYLYGNKLRGSVPESIGKLLKLEELHMHENRLSGFLPPNLGCLKNLNALLLHSNRFTGSIPASFSNLTNLMHLDLHDNSLTGHIPQNIGDLQLLKELDLSDNLLNGEIPASVNNLTSISVMYLDANHLEGEIPFPSNYGQMPLLGFLRLQNNQLGGKIPPNLGYLVSLQRVSLENNRLEGAIPSSLGNLEALTELYLSGNKLSGVIPKSFGQLSHLILLTLSHNSIQGPLPNEMSALQNLQTLDLSFNSLNSIPRWVAELPSLSRIYFAGCGIKGQIPDMLKSTPSPIQELDLSANDLTGGIPAWMGSLTQLYSLNLSRNHLSSSIPASVADFQELGVLDLHSNNITGSMEHVFKIGTSFPGGSLTYVDLSDNSFTSGIQQISVGTLERVVYLNLSHNLQEGKLPTSMEKLKALQSLDLSYNKFGFGLVEALANLSHLETLKLQRNQFTGRIPAEFLNLKNLKDLDLSDNLLVGEIPAGKPLSDFPQSCFTGNTGLCGKPLSPCKS, encoded by the coding sequence ATGACAAAAATGGGTTGTCAAATGTTATGGCTTCTTCTAGCATTGACTCTGATGATGGCGACAGTCTCCACAGGAGGAAGCATTGTTGAAGAATGTGACCCTGGTGACCTCAAAGGTCTCGCCAGTTTCAGGGGCGGAATCCATATGGACACTTCAGGTCGGCTAGCGAAGTGGGTCGGTCGTCGCTGTTGCAGATGGCAAGGTGTTTCCTGCAACAATGAAACTGGTAGGGTCACTGAAGTTCATCTACCTGGATTCATTTCCACCGCTGATTTCGTCTTTCAGTCTCAGATGGAAGGCTGGTTTTCCCCATCAATCACACTCCTCACCTCGCTTGAAGTTCTCGACCTTGGAGGACTTGCAGGCCTTTCTGGAAGAATTCCCACATCCATTGGTCGTCTTAAGAACCTTAGAAAGCTTTATCTTTATGGAAACAAGCTGAGAGGGTCCGTGCCAGAAAGCATTGGTAAGCTTTTAAAACTTGAGGAACTTCACATGCATGAGAATAGATTATCTGGGTTTCTTCCTCCTAACCTTGGTTGTCTTAAAAATCTCAATGCTTTGCTTCTTCATTCAAATAGATTCACTGGTAGTATTCCTGCTTCATTCTCCAACTTGACAAATCTCATGCATTTAGACCTTCATGACAATTCCCTCACTGGTCATATACCACAGAATATTGGAGACTTGCAGCTTTTGAAAGAGCTTGATCTTTCAGATAATCTTTTGAATGGGGAAATTCCAGCTTCAGTAAACAATCTAACATCCATTTCAGTCATGTATTTAGATGCTAATCATCTAGAAGGAGAGATACCATTTCCATCAAATTATGGTCAGATGCCTCTTCTTGGATTTCTAAGGCTGCAAAACAACCAACTAGGCGGGAAAATACCACCCAATTTGGGATATCTGGTCTCCCTCCAAAGGGTTTCACTTGAAAACAACAGGCTTGAAGGAGCAATTCCTTCTAGTTTAGGTAATCTAGAAGCTTTGACAGAGTTGTATCTCAGCGGCAACAAGCTATCTGGAGTTATACCAAAGTCATTTGGTCAACTCTCACATCTCATACTCTTGACTCTTTCTCATAACTCAATTCAAGGTCCATTGCCTAATGAAATGTCTGCTCTCCAAAATTTGCAAACACTGGATCTTTCATTCAACAGTTTAAACTCCATTCCAAGGTGGGTAGCAGAATTGCCATCTCTTTCCCGAATCTATTTCGCAGGATGTGGAATCAAAGGACAAATACCAGACATGCTGAAATCAACTCCAAGTCCAATACAGGAACTGGACTTATCAGCCAATGATCTCACTGGTGGGATACCAGCATGGATGGGAAGCCTCACTCAACTCTACTCCTTGAATCTTTCAAGGAACCATCTCAGTTCAAGTATTCCAGCTTCAGTTGCAGATTTCCAGGAATTGGGAGTGCTGGATCTTCACTCAAATAACATAACAGGCTCAATGGAACATGTTTTCAAGATAGGAACCAGTTTCCCAGGTGGTTCACTCACATATGTTGACCTATCTGATAACAGCTTCACAAGTGGAATCCAACAAATTAGTGTAGGAACACTGGAGAGAGTTGTGTATCTTAATTTATCACATAACTTACAAGAGGGTAAATTGCCAACATCAATGGAGAAATTGAAGGCATTGCAGAGTTTGGATTTGAGCTATAACAAATTTGGTTTCGGCTTGGTAGAGGCGTTGGCAAATCTAAGCCATTTGGAGACACTGAAGCTGCAGAGAAACCAATTTACTGGTAGAATACCTGCTGAGTTTTTGAACCTAAAAAACCTCAAGGACTTGGATTTATCAGACAATCTTTTAGTGGGGGAAATCCCTGCTGGCAAACCTCTTAGTGACTTTCCCCAGAGTTGTTTCACTGGCAACACAGGTTTATGTGGGAAACCCCTTTCTCCCTGCAAATCTTGA